CGACCAGCTCACGCCAGGCGCCCACGAACCGCGAGGAGACGACCGGCGCCGTGCGACGCCGCCGACGCCGGAGCAGCTTCGCCCCCAGGATCGACCCCAGGACCAGGGCGACCAGCAGCAGCGGGATGCCGACCCAGGTGGCCACCGTGCCCACCCACGCGGGCAGCCCGCCCTCCTCGTCCTGCTGCTCCTCCTCCTGCTTCTCCTGCTGCATCCGCGCCCGGAGGTCGGAGTCCGCGGACTCCCCCAGCGCCGAGGGCGGCGGGATCGGCGCCGGCGGCGGCACCACCGTGCCGGTCATCGGCTCCTGCGTCTCGGGCTGGCGCTCGGCGGGCGGCTTGGTGGACATGAACCGCTCGGTGGGCAGCGTGCGCCAGGTGCCGTCCTCGACCCGGAGCTCGACCCAGGCCTCCACGTGCTCGCCCCGGACCACGCCGTCCTCGGGCACCACCGCACCGAGCACCACGCGCGCGGGCACGCCGAGCTTGTTGGCCATCAGCGCCATCACCGCGGCGTACTGCTCGTCGTTGCCGACCATCGGGTCGGCGTTGACGAACTCGTCGGAGAGCCGCTTGCGCCCGTGCCCGGGGTGGTAGCCGCGCTCCGCCCGGCGTACGCCGTCGGAGTAGCGCCCCTTGTCCTTGAGGTAGTCCGCAGCCGCGAACACCCGGGACATCGGGGTGTCGGCCTTCTCGGTCCACTTGTCGCGGGCCTGGTCGAGGAAGCCGGTGTCGGCGTTCAGCGCGCCCGGAAGGGGCGAGACACCCGAGTCCGCGGCGACCGAGTCCTCGGGGAGCACGGCGTCGAACGCGTAGGCGTCCCCCGGGTGCAGCATGCTGGGCACCACCGCGGTGGAGGTGGCCAGGTTGTAGCGGAAGCTCTCGGACTTGGCGGTCGGGTCGCCGGACTCGAACTCCATCGACTGCAGGGCTCCGGCGGTGGGCAGCCAGACCCCCGAGTAGCCGGTGCCGAGCCGGACCCTGACCCGGACCTTCTCCCCCTCGACGGGGTTGTCGATCACCGACGAGACGCGCTGGAAGCTGTCCCCGGACTCGGCGCTCAAGGGGTCGTTCGTCGCCCCGTAGACCATTCCGTCCCAGTGGTCGAGCGTCGCGATCCGCATCCGGGCGCCGGCCTCGAGGCCCGAGACGGAGAACAGCTCCTTGTCGAAGACGTTCGTGGGCTCCGAGCGCTGGCCCAGGTCCACGTAGTTGCGGAAGGCGGCCAGCGGGGAGGGGTAGCGCCCGATGTCGAACGGTGGCTCCACGTGGTCGCGCAGCACCAGCCGCTCGCTCTCCTCCCCTATCAGAGCCCGGGCGCCGGGCAGCGCCAGGCCGGAGGCCACCGCCAGCAGCAGCACGCCCGCCAGCACCCTGGTCGGGCTCTGCCGGCCCACCCGGACGCTGGCGCTCTCCCGCCGGGCGCGGACGGCCAGCCAGCCCAGGGCGACGGCGGCGAAGACCCCGCCCTGGATGAGCAGGGACTGTGGCTGGGAGACCCCGAGCAGGATCGAGACGACCAGGACCGCGGTCGCCACGAGCACGGGCACCAGTGCGGTCACCCAGGCGCGTGCGGTCCCGAGGAAGACCGCGCCGGCGCCGAGAAGTCCGGCGAGCAGGCCGATGACCCACGGCAGCACCAGCAGCGGCCCGCTCCCGTCGACCGGTGGCAGCGTGGTCAGCAGGTCCTTCCAGCCGAACAGGAGCTGGTCCACCAGGGTGCGCAGCACCTCGGGCCCCGGGAGGAACGCCGTGTCCCCGAGCGAGCGCAGGGTGAGCGGGCCGCCGAGCAGGAAGAAGACCAGGACGGCCAGCAGCACCGCGGCGACCATCGGCAGGCCGAAGGCGCGGGCCAGCACGCTGCACCCCGCGCCCAGCAGCGTGCCGATCACGCCCACGACGAGGAACTCCACGCCGATGAACGAGGCGGCCAGCCCGGAGAGCGCGAGGCCCACCAGCAGCACCATCACCCCCAGGTCCGCCCACTGTCCGACGTCGGGCCACCGGTGGGTCCGGATGGCGCGGGTCCGGGTCCCGGTGGTGACGACGGGGCTGCCGGCGCTCATCGGACGCTCCACCGCAGCAGCGGGCCCAGGTCCTGCGCAGCGGCCAGGTGCAGCACCGGCAGCCCGGCGGCGTCGGAGACCCGGCTGGTCTGCGCGGGCTCGACCAGGATCGCCAGGCGTCGCACCTCGGGCGGGAAGGCCACCGAGGCCCGCTGGACGTCGGAGAAGCTCGCCTCGGAGCCGGTGACGAGGAAGGCGATGCTGGTCGCCGGCGCCAGGCCCATCGCCCGGCGCGCGGTCCCGACCAGGCCCGCCTCGCCGAAGTCGGCGCGGCAGACCGAGTCCAAGGCACGACGTCCCTCGCCGCCGGTGGAGGCCTGGTCGCCGCAGACGAACGAGACGTCGAACTCGTCCGCCGCCGCGCGCACCGCGAGCGAGGCGGCGACGGTCATGGCGGTCTCGAAGCCCTCCTCGTCGTGGTAGGAGCGCAGCCGGTCGTCGACGACGATCGTGGCGTGGCT
The window above is part of the Nocardioides campestrisoli genome. Proteins encoded here:
- a CDS encoding transglutaminase-like domain-containing protein, with amino-acid sequence MSAGSPVVTTGTRTRAIRTHRWPDVGQWADLGVMVLLVGLALSGLAASFIGVEFLVVGVIGTLLGAGCSVLARAFGLPMVAAVLLAVLVFFLLGGPLTLRSLGDTAFLPGPEVLRTLVDQLLFGWKDLLTTLPPVDGSGPLLVLPWVIGLLAGLLGAGAVFLGTARAWVTALVPVLVATAVLVVSILLGVSQPQSLLIQGGVFAAVALGWLAVRARRESASVRVGRQSPTRVLAGVLLLAVASGLALPGARALIGEESERLVLRDHVEPPFDIGRYPSPLAAFRNYVDLGQRSEPTNVFDKELFSVSGLEAGARMRIATLDHWDGMVYGATNDPLSAESGDSFQRVSSVIDNPVEGEKVRVRVRLGTGYSGVWLPTAGALQSMEFESGDPTAKSESFRYNLATSTAVVPSMLHPGDAYAFDAVLPEDSVAADSGVSPLPGALNADTGFLDQARDKWTEKADTPMSRVFAAADYLKDKGRYSDGVRRAERGYHPGHGRKRLSDEFVNADPMVGNDEQYAAVMALMANKLGVPARVVLGAVVPEDGVVRGEHVEAWVELRVEDGTWRTLPTERFMSTKPPAERQPETQEPMTGTVVPPPAPIPPPSALGESADSDLRARMQQEKQEEEQQDEEGGLPAWVGTVATWVGIPLLLVALVLGSILGAKLLRRRRRRTAPVVSSRFVGAWRELVDHARDLGQPVPAGPWATRREQSRKISSDLAPELARRADRFVFGPAEPEAEEAERYWESVEEERREMMRGLSRGQRLRAALSLASLRPARPRRGHGPVSRARGLIRVSRQRLLD